Genomic window (Dyadobacter fanqingshengii):
ATCGGGCAGGTTATTAGTGCCAAATTCGCGGACGAAAAGCTGGTAAAGGAATGCAGCCTCATTGCTCGTCCTGCCGGAAGTATAAAAAATGGCTTCATCTGGTGAATTGAGTCTGTTTAATTCCAATGCGATCTTCTCAAAAGCCGATTTCCAGGAAATAGGTTGATAAAACTGGCCGCCTGCCGGCAAAAACATGGGTGCTGCAATCCGCCCTTTTCCACCGATTTCGTAATCCGAAAGCTTACCCAATGTTTCAACAGAATTTTGAGCAAAGAATGCTGCGTCCAGTTTTTTCAATGTTGCTTCTTCGGCAACCGCCCTCGCACCATTCTCACAATATTCGGCAATGCCCGAGCGCTCATCGTCCGGGTCGGGCCAGGCGCAACTAGGACAATCAAAACCGCCTTTTTTATTTAAATTAAAAAGCGCTTTCATTCCCCGCTGCACACCCGCTTCACCAACGACTTTCTGAAAACTCGAAACGACCGCCGGAATGCCCGCGGCTACTTTTTTGATCTCCGTCTTTCGAAGTCCGGTTAACTTATCCGGGTTTTCGGCTCCTAGAATATTATTCTGGTCATTGGGCATGATTAGCAGGTTTTTGCGGGGTTTTCATAGTTATCCGATTGGTCCTCGGTAACATTATCCAGGCACTTGAAATCTTTTTCGATCAATAATTTCAACGTATCAATCTTGCCGACGGACATTTCGCCACTGTGGCCAACTACATTATTATCCGCCCATCCCTGGGTCAAATGTTCTGGCAGTTGGAGCAAAATTTTACCATTTTGGAATTCGGCGGATAGCTCAGATATGCCAGCCGATTTTTTTACCGCATAAATAAAATTTGTATCGCCAAAAGGCGTCACTTCTTCCAGGTAACCTTCGATACTCAATGTTTCAATGTCGGTTCGGCTTAACCTGAAACGCACGGAATTGCGTTGAATGCGTATTTTCATAATTCTGAGATCCGTTCGAAGCCGGAGTAAATATTGAATTTATTATTTTTTAAAAAACCGATCAGCGTCATGTTGCTTTCTTCGGCCAACTTTACGGCCAGACTGGACGGCGCGCCGATTGCTACAACGATCTTTATTCCAGCCATTCCCGCTTTTTGAATCAGCTCAAAACTTGCTCTTCCGCTTAAAAGCAGGATGTGGTTCGCAAGCGGGAGCAGATCATTGAGCAACGCATTGCCAATTAGCTTATCCAGCGCATTATGCCTGCCTACATCCTCGCGGAGCGTGATAAATTTTCCATGAAGGTCAAAGAGCGCAGAAGCATGCAGTCCTCCTGTGGTCTCGAAAATGCTTTGCTGCAAATGCAGCTGATCCTTCAATGAAAATATGACTTTCCTGCTCACCAGCAATGTGTTATCGTTTTGCTGGTAAGCCGAAACCGTTTTGATCGCATCAATGCTCGCCTTTCCGCAAACGCCGCAACTGGAAGTGGTATAAAAATTCCTTTCCAGCGAATTAATTTGCGGTAAGAAATCGTCAGTCAAATTTACAACCACCTTATTCTCATCAAAAACATCATTTTTTACCGCATTAACCTGACCTTTTTCAGTAATAATGCCTTCTGTGAACAAGAAGCCAGCCGCCAGCTCGTCATCATTCCCGGGCGTCCGCATCGTTACGGAAATGCTCTTTTTTATTTTTTTACCAAATTCAGTAAATCCAAGCTGAATTTCCAGCGGCTCCTCCACGGCCAGATCGTCTTCCGCATCCTGGCTGTCGCTGCTGGTAACTATTCTTATGCGCTGTTGCGCTATCGCACTGATTTCCATTTTGTTAAATTTCATTATCAACATTGAGAGCAGCCTTTACCTGCTCGTAAACCTCAGGCGTGTCCACGCTTAGCATTACTTTTTCCGATTTGGGAATGTATTTTTCAGCATTAACCTCCCGTAAAAAATGCTGCAAACTGTAATGGTTGTTTTTAAAACGATCAAAAAGCAGCGGTGCGGCCTCCTTCGCATACCAAGCTAAGAACGGCTCATATTTTCCGTCCGCATTGTAAAATGCTGCTGCAACCGATTGTTTTGGAACGGATGATAGAAAATCCTGAAAAACTTCCGTCGTAATATAAGGATAGTCGCAGCCTGCGATCAGGAAATCGGCATTTGGGTAGGTTTTGAAAGCAGAAAGCAGCGCCGCCATTGGGCCAATATCTTCATATTCAGGCAAATCGGCCAATATTTTATGATTTTTAAAAACTGCCGACTGCATGCTGTTGCAGGACAAAAATACATCATCGCATATGGGCGACAAGATATTCAGGACGCGATCAGCTTGCGGAATCCCGAAATATTGCAGCTGACTTTTATCAGAGCCCATCCGCAAACTTTTGCCTCCACAAACCGCCAAACCATATAATGCCATAACCTTCACCCAATAATGTCACCTCTAATTTAATCAATTGTATTGTAAACGAGGAATTTTGTTAAATTTGAAATTAACCCATAAAAAATATTGCAAAACCGATTATTTCTAAACTTAACCATTCATTACTATGTGCCAAAATCATGGAGTTGCCTACATCAAGCCAGGCGAGGTTGAAATTCAGGAAATTGAGTATCCCAAACTGGCTTTGGGTGACAGGAAATGCGAACACGGAGTCATTTTAAAAATTGTATCAACCAACATTTGCGGCAGTGACCAGCATATGGTCCGCGGGCGTACAACAGCGCCGGCCGGATTGGTTTTGGGGCATGAAATAACCGGGATTGTGATTGAGGCGGGGCGTGATGTGGAGTATATTAAAGTCGGAGACCTGGTTTCTGTTCCCTTTAACATTGCCTGCGGAAGATGTCGGAACTGTAAGGTTGGACAAACTGGAATTTGTTTAAATGTAAATCCTGCACGACCAGGCGCTGCATATGGATATGTGGATATGGGTGGTTGGGTTGGTGGCCAGGCAGAATACGTGATGGTTCCCTATGCCGATTTTAACTTGCTTAAATTCCCGGATAAAGATCAGGGAATGGCTTATATTAAGGATCTTACATTACTTTCAGATATTTTTCCAACTGGTTTTCATGGTGCAGTAATGGCAGGCGTCGGGCCGGGTTCTATCGTTTATGTGGCCGGGGCCGGACCTGTGGGACTGGCTTGCGCAGCTTCCTGTCATTTGCTGGGCGCTGCGGTCGTGATTGTGGGCGATATGATCCAGGAAAGGCTGGATCAGGCGAAAAGTTTTGGTTGCGAGATCATTGACTTAACGAAAGACACGCCGCTCGAACAGGCCATTGCAGCCATTATAGGCGTTCCGGAAGTGGATTGTTTTGTGGACTGTGTGGGTTTTGAAGCCCGTGGGCACGGATCAAATTCCGGAACGGAGCTTCCCGCAACCGTTTTGAACACCGCTATGGCCGTCACAAGGGCTGGTGGCGCGATTGGGATTCCTGGTTTGTATGTGACGGGTGATCCGGGAGCCAAGGATAAGGCGGCTCAGGAAGGCAGTTTGAGTATTCGAATCGGGCTGGGCTGGGCCAAATCACATTCATTTTATACGGGTCAATGTCCTGTTATGAAATACCACCGCGCGCTGATGAATGCTATTTTATATGATAAGATCAAGATTGCGAAAGCGGTGAATGTGGAGGTGATCACTTTGCAGGATGCGCCGCGAGGTTACAAGGATTTTGATAAAGGCGCAGCTAAAAAATTCGTGATAGATCCGCATAATATGATCATGAATTAAGTTTTTTTCAGGAAAGGGAAAGGAGAAGCGCAGGTTCGTGCTTCTCCTTTTTCATTTTTAAATGCTAACTTCCTGTATGGAACAAGGTGATGTTAAGATATTGAAGAAAAAGCCAATTTACCCCGTTAGTGCGGAGCTGCGGAAATATTTACGTTTGTATCAGCGGGATTCCAAGCTGCCGGTGGGTTACCATGACCTGCTCAATTTTTACGAATCTTTCCCGGTGATGGATAAAAATGGCAAGGATACACTCTGGGAAAGTCCGCTTTACCCGCCACACGAAATTGACCGGCTGCACAGCGGTTTGAAAAAAGCCTACGCAATGCTAAAAGCTTCTGGCAACCTCCGCATTGTTGAACACAAATATATTGACCGCATTGATTACTGCAAGTTTGGAAACTCCAATCCATTCAGGATTAAGATCGTAAACCGGCTGAATGATATTTACGATTATTTTTATGTCAAAAGAGCTGACGCGTCCAGAATTTATGGATTGGAATTAGAGGAGATATTTTCTCCCAACCAGGTCAATTACCTGGTTGATGGCGACAGTCTGATCGAAGAGCATATTGCGGGCATTCCGGGTGATGAATTTGCCAAAACACGCTTGCGCGAGCCCGATTACAACCCCATCCGCATTGCCAAGGAATTTGTGAAATTTAACGAACGCTGCATGATCACGCTGCTCGGCGACATGCGTGCCTACAATTTTGTCATGCAAATAACCCCCGATTTCGACGATTTCCAGTTCCGCCTGCGCGCCATTGACTTCGACCAGCAATTTTATGAAGGCAATATTAAAGTGTACATGCCGCAATTTTTCAAGGAAAACCGGCCTTACGTCGAACTGGCCATGGAATATCTAACCGATAAAACGGTCCTTCAATACCAGCAGGAAGAGCAATCGTCCATTATGTAT
Coding sequences:
- the mobA gene encoding molybdenum cofactor guanylyltransferase — translated: MALYGLAVCGGKSLRMGSDKSQLQYFGIPQADRVLNILSPICDDVFLSCNSMQSAVFKNHKILADLPEYEDIGPMAALLSAFKTYPNADFLIAGCDYPYITTEVFQDFLSSVPKQSVAAAFYNADGKYEPFLAWYAKEAAPLLFDRFKNNHYSLQHFLREVNAEKYIPKSEKVMLSVDTPEVYEQVKAALNVDNEI
- a CDS encoding DUF7009 family protein; translation: MKIRIQRNSVRFRLSRTDIETLSIEGYLEEVTPFGDTNFIYAVKKSAGISELSAEFQNGKILLQLPEHLTQGWADNNVVGHSGEMSVGKIDTLKLLIEKDFKCLDNVTEDQSDNYENPAKTC
- the fdhA gene encoding formaldehyde dehydrogenase, glutathione-independent, with product MCQNHGVAYIKPGEVEIQEIEYPKLALGDRKCEHGVILKIVSTNICGSDQHMVRGRTTAPAGLVLGHEITGIVIEAGRDVEYIKVGDLVSVPFNIACGRCRNCKVGQTGICLNVNPARPGAAYGYVDMGGWVGGQAEYVMVPYADFNLLKFPDKDQGMAYIKDLTLLSDIFPTGFHGAVMAGVGPGSIVYVAGAGPVGLACAASCHLLGAAVVIVGDMIQERLDQAKSFGCEIIDLTKDTPLEQAIAAIIGVPEVDCFVDCVGFEARGHGSNSGTELPATVLNTAMAVTRAGGAIGIPGLYVTGDPGAKDKAAQEGSLSIRIGLGWAKSHSFYTGQCPVMKYHRALMNAILYDKIKIAKAVNVEVITLQDAPRGYKDFDKGAAKKFVIDPHNMIMN
- the fdhD gene encoding formate dehydrogenase accessory sulfurtransferase FdhD, coding for MKFNKMEISAIAQQRIRIVTSSDSQDAEDDLAVEEPLEIQLGFTEFGKKIKKSISVTMRTPGNDDELAAGFLFTEGIITEKGQVNAVKNDVFDENKVVVNLTDDFLPQINSLERNFYTTSSCGVCGKASIDAIKTVSAYQQNDNTLLVSRKVIFSLKDQLHLQQSIFETTGGLHASALFDLHGKFITLREDVGRHNALDKLIGNALLNDLLPLANHILLLSGRASFELIQKAGMAGIKIVVAIGAPSSLAVKLAEESNMTLIGFLKNNKFNIYSGFERISEL